GTTCCTCCCATTGACGAAAAGGAGTTTGCATTTCTCCATTGGtctcactggggcttcccaggtggctctagcggtaaagaacccacctgccaacgcaggaaacataagagacgtgagtcgatccctggatcagtaagatcctctggaggaggaaatggcaacctatccagtattcttgcctggagagtcccttggacagaggagcctggagggctacagtccagagggtcgcacagagtcggacatgactgaatatgcATGCAGGCACCTCTCACCCAGGCCCAGGCTCTGGTCAGGATAGAGTCCCCATGGCCTAGGTCAGGATTTCAGGGACGGCCACTGCCCCTTGGATCTGACCCGTGTCCACTACTTGGTTTCCTCGGGTGTCCTCGCACTGGGGGAGGGAGAGCATAGCTGAGTACTTTCCTATGTCCTCCCCACAGGCTTACGTCCTGTTGGGACAGTTCCTCCTGATGCACAAGAGGGAAGCCGAGTTTCAGAAGTGGCTCATCTGTTGCTGCGGAGCCACCGAGTTTGAGGCCCGGGAGTGTTCCAACTGCCTGAAGGAATGGTGCGCCTGCTTCCTGTAGACCCAGCCTGGCCATGAGCCGCCTCCTGTTAAACAATGCCTCTGCATCGACCCTGGACTCCAAGTCGTTATTTCTCTTTCCCCCTTTATTGACACAGGTTTGTTATAAAAAgcagctcaagaaaataaaagaggacaaACACAAGCACAGTGACCTCCAGATTCCACCCAGAAACATTCACCTTATGCCGATATCATGCCAGCTGTCTCTTAGCATACGTTTATCTCCAGGaatggataattttattttaaaatgggaattcAATTTTAACTCAGTGTAGTAGTTATCAACTGCTGCAGATCAAAGGAACCCAAAATGTAGCCGCTTAACAGGAACAATCATTTTATCTCACTCAGGTTCTGAGGGTCGGGAACTGAGAGTTGCTTGGCTGGGTGGGTCTATCTCAGGGCCCCCTATGAGATTATAGACTGTAGGCCAGGGAGCAGGTTAACCTGGGCCGGAGAACCCACATGGCTTCTCATGTAGCTGGAGGCCTGAGACCTCGGCTGCTCTCCAAGGGGGGACTCTCTCAGGCTTCGATGACCTGGCTTCTAGGGTCACCCAGAGCAGGTGACCCAGGAAGGAATAAGAGGGCAGGAGGCCACCGTCTTTCATGACCTCAACTCTCACACAACCTCACTTCTGACTTGATTTGTTTTTAGAACCAAGTCCCTACGTCCTCAAGGGGGAATTAAACTTTTCTTGAAATAgtaaatagttcagttcagtcactcattcatgtctgactctctgtgaccccatgaaccgcagcacgccaggcctcctggtccatcaccaactcccg
This genomic interval from Cervus canadensis isolate Bull #8, Minnesota chromosome 10, ASM1932006v1, whole genome shotgun sequence contains the following:
- the BANF2 gene encoding barrier-to-autointegration factor-like protein codes for the protein MDHVSRRLRAFLSEPIGEKDVAWVDGISHELAINLVTKGFNKAYVLLGQFLLMHKREAEFQKWLICCCGATEFEARECSNCLKEWCACFL